The nucleotide sequence CCATCGACGATATTGGTTTGCAGTTCATAGCGCTTGAGCGCGGCGGCGGCAGGAGGTTTGGCCGCAGTAGCGGCAGCGCTGGCCGGCAGGCTCGCCTGTGCTGGCACGGACAGGGGCATGGCCAGGACGCAGACGGCGGCGGCAATGGCGCGGAGGGAGGGAGTCGTTTTCATCAAGCTTTCCTTGGTCTTGTATGCCGGTTCGGCACTCTTGTCTAGGCAAACCGTGTGCCAGGAAAAACTTGTTTTAAATCAACGATTTGAAAAATGCAGGGTCGTAATGACCCATGTTTGCCGTGGTTCCTTGTACCCTGCATGGTACTTATGACCACCACCGCCATCCACCTGCTGCTACTCACCGATCTGGTCGCCGACCTGCCCGTGGCCGTGCGCCTGCAGCGCCTGGTAGGCAGCCTGCGCGCGCACTTCGGCTGCGAGGCCGTGGCCTTGCTCAAGCTCGATGGCGAGCACCTGCGCCCCGTGGCGATGGCCGGCCTGGCCAGCGACGCGCTGGGACGCCGGTTCGCCGTCGCCGACCACCCGCGCCTGGCCGCCATCCTGCAGCGGCGCGGCGTGCTGTGCTTTCATCACGACAGCTCCCTGCCCGATCCCTACGATGGCCTGATCGCCGAGCGGGCGGGCGAGCCGCTGCCCGTGCACGACTGCATGGGCATGGCGCTGGACCTGGAAGGCGAACGCTGGGGCGTGATTACGCTCGACGCGCTACAGGTGGGCACCTTCGACGCGCGCGCGCAGCGCGACCTGGGCGAGCTGGCCTGCGCCATCGAAGCGGCCGTGCGCGTGACCCGCCTGGAGACGGAAATCCGCGCCCTGCGCCTGTCGGGCGGCGCCATGCTGGCCGACGCGCAAGCGCCGCGCGAGGAACACGACTTCGTGGGCCAGAGCAGCGCCATCATGCAGCTGCTGCACGAGCTGCAGGTGGTCGCCGAATCGGACCTGCCCGTGCTGCTGCTGGGCGAGACGGGTGTCGGCAAGGAACTGTGTGCACACCGCCTGCACCGGCTGTCGCGTCGCGCCGGCAAGCCCCTGATCCACGTCAATTGTGCGGCCTTGCCCGAATCCCTGGCAGAAAGCGAATTGTTCGGCCATGTGCGGGGCGCGTTTTCCGGTGCCGTCAGCGACCGGCCCGGGCGTTTCGAGGCGGCCGAAGGGGGCACCCTGTTTCTCGATGAAGTGGGAGAGTTGCCGCTGTCGATACAGGCCAAGCTGCTGCGCACCTTGCAAAATGGCGAAATCCAGCGCCTGGGCGCGGACCGGCCGCGCCGGGTCAACGTGCGGGTGATCGCCGCCACCAACCGCAGCCTGCGCGAGCATGTGCGCGACGGCTCGTTCCGCGCCGACCTGTATCACCGTTTGTCCGTGTATCCGGTGCAGATTCCGCCGCTGCGCGAGCGGGGCAATGACGTGCTGCTGCTGGCCGGCGGTTTCCTTGAGCTCAACCGCGCGCGCCTGGGGCTGCGCAGCCTGCGCCTGTCCGCCGCAGCGGAAAACGCCTTATGCCATTACCGCTGGCCGGGCAATGTGCGCGAACTCGAACATGTGATCAGCCGGGCCGCGCTGAAAGCGGTGATCCGCGGCGCGGACCGCAAGGACATCGTGACCCTGGAAACGGATATGCTCGACCTCGATGCGCTGGAGACGCCAGCCGGTACGGACACGCTGCCGCCAGTGCCAGGCGCGTGCGGCACGCCGGCGGCGCCGCTGCTGTCCATGCATCAGATCGTGGAAGCGAGCCAGCGCCAGGCCATCCGGCAAGCGCTGCTCCTGCATCAGGATAACTGGGCCGCCGCCGCGCGCCAGCTGGGACTGGACGCCAGCAACTTGCACAAGCTGGCGCGCCGGGTGGGACTGAAGAACAACTAGGCAAACCTACTGCGCGTCATGATTTGCGGCCGCCGATGCTCACTGCCTCGGCGTCACCGTGCATTCGCACAGCCACGCATTTCGACCATAACTCAGCGCCGCTCGCTACGGTTTTGTCAGGTGTGAGAAAAACGAATGTATCCGGCGATACCGCTCAGCGGTGAATGACCAGGGTGGTCGGCAAGCTGTGCAGATAGGCGGCCAGGTCCTTGATGTCCTGGTTGCTCAGCGGTTTCACCTGGCCCGTCATGATGGCGTTATTGCGGCCATTGGCCTTGTCGCCCCGTTTATACGCCGTCAAGGCGTGTTCCAGGTAATCCTTGTGCTGGCCCGCCAGTTTTGGGTACGACGGATCGATGGGCGAGCCGTAATCCTTGCCGTGGCAGGTGGCGCAGCTGTATTTTTCGGCCAGAGCCTTGCCCGTGTTGATATTGCCGGCGGCGCTGGCGCCGAACGAGACAGTGGCGCATACGAGGGCGGCGAGTAGTGTTTTCATCATCTGGCTGGTCCTCAGTTCGGCTTGGCTTGTTGCGCATAATACGCGGCGACATCGGCGATATCCTGGTCGGACAGGCTGCTGGCGATGCCCTTCATGCTCGGGTGCTTGCGGTCGCCCTTCTTGTAGGCTTGCAGCGCATTCTCGATATATTTTGCCGGCTGGCCACCGATCATCGGCACCTGGAACACTTCGGGGAAGGTCGCCTTGTAACCGGGAATGCCGTGGCAGCCGATACACATTTCCACCTTGGCAGGGGCTGCCTTGGCGTTTCCTACAATGTCAGCCGCTGTGACGGCATTTGCTATGCCGGCAAGCACGAGAAGTGCAAATATTTTTTTCATAGTGGCAATGTGAACAAAGGTAATCGGAGAAACGCCAGAGCTGGTTTTTATTGATCTTATGTGTTGACAATTAAGGTTGACAATTAATCTGCTGCTTGCCGATTCTAGCCAAGATATTCTTGCAAGTCCACCTATAAAACCCGCATTGTAGGCAGGCAGGCACAGCCCGTCCGCGTGGCGGTGCGCCACAGTTCTGTTTATACTCTCCATTTCCCTACTTTGGCAGACCGCTCATGCAAGCACAGCACACCCAGCAAGGCCAACGCTTCGAAGGTTCCGACAGCTATGTTGCCACCGCCGACCTGAAACTGGCCGTGAACGCGGCGCTGACCCTGCAGCGCCCGCTGCTGATCAAGGGCGAACCGGGTACGGGAAAGACCATGCTGGCAGAAGAAGTGGCCGCCGCGCTGAACATGCCGCTGATGCAATGGCATATCAAATCGACTACCAAGGCGCAGCAGGGCCTGTACGAATACGACGCCGTTTCGCGCCTGCGCGATTCCCAGTTGGGCGACGAGCGCGTGCGCGACATCCAGAACTACATCGTCAAGGGCGTGCTGTGGCAGGCATTCACGGCGCCCGAACCGGTGGTGTTGCTGATCGACGAAATCGACAAGGCCGACATCGAATTCCCGAACGACCTGCTGCGCGAACTGGACCGGATGGAATTCTATGTCTACGAGACGCGCGAAATGGTCACGGCGCGCCACCGCCCGCTGGTCATCATCACCTCGAACAATGAAAAGGAATTGCCGGACGCCTTCTTGCGCCGCTGTTTCTTTCATTACATCAAATTCCCGGACAAGGACACGATGGAGCAGATCGTCGCCGTCCACTACCCACACCTGAAACAGGAATTGCTGGCCCAGGCGCTGCAAACCTTCTATGAAGTGCGCGACGTGCCAGGCCTGAAGAAAAAACCCTCGACGTCGGAATTCCTCGACTGGCTCAAGCTCCTGCTGGCCGAGGACATCCCCGTCGAAGCGCTGCGCAGCAAGGACAACAAGGCGGTCGTGCCGCCCCTGCATGGCGCGCTGCTGAAAAACGAGCAGGATGTGCATCTGTTCGAGCGCCTGATGTTCATGTCGCGCACCAACCGCTAAGGAGCTCCGGTGAACGACATCAGTCCGGACAAAGTCTTCGTGCCCCTGGAACTGCACGGCATCCGCCTCGAAGCGCTGGCGCCGCACCACGCGCCCGGCCTGCGCGCGGCGGCTACGGATGGCGAACTGTGGAATCTGCGCGTGACCTCCGTGCCCGAACCGGACCAGGTGGACCAGTACATTTTCAAGGGAATCGAGATGCGCCCCGCGCGCTTCGCCTTTGCCGTCATCGACGTGGCCAGCGGCGAGGTGCTCGGCACCACCAGCTACCACGACGTGGTGCCAAGTATTGGGCGCCTGGAAATCGGCTACACCTGGTATGCGAAGCGCTGCCAGCGCAGCCACGTCAACACCACCTGCAAATTGCTGCTGCTGGCGCACGCCTTCGAGGCCCTCGGCTGCGCGCTGGTGGGTTTTCGCACCGATAATTTCAACCATGCCTCGCAGACGGCCATCGAGCGCCTGGGCGCGAAAAAGGATGGCGTGCTGCGCCACCATGCGCTGCGCCGCGACGGCACCGTGCGCGACACGGTCATGTACAGTATCACGCGCGGCGAGTGGCCCGAGATCGCCGCCCACCTGCGTTACAAGCTGGCGCAGCGCCCTGTCGCCGCGCTGCCTTGCGCAGGAGGCGAAGGGACCGCGGCAGGGACAGAGGAAGCGCCATGCTGATCGATTTCTTCTTCACGCTCAAGGATGCGAAGATTCCCGTCTCGATCAAGGAATTTTTGACCCTGCTCGAAGCGCTGCAAAAGAACGTCATCGACGCCTCCATGGACGATTTCTACTATCTGGCGCGCCTGACCCTGGTCAAGGACGAAGCCCATTTCGACAAGTTCGACCGCGCGTTTGCCCAGTACTTCAAGGGCGTCAACGCGGCCTTTGACACGAACGCGGCGATTCCACTCGACTGGCTGCTCAAGCGCATGCAGCGCGAGCTGTCCGAGGAGCAGAAGGCGCAGCTGGAGAAATTCGGCTACGACAAGCTGATGGACCGCCTGAACGAGCTCCTGAAGGAACAGAAGGAACGCCACGAGGGCGGCAGCAAGTGGATCGGCACGGGCGGTACTTCGCCGTTCGGCAATGGCGGCACAAATCCGGAAGGTATCCGCATCGGCGGCAAGGGCGGCAACCGCACGGCGGTGAAAGTGTGGGAAGCGCGCAGCTACAAGGATTACGACGGCGAGCGGGAACTGGGCACGCGCAACATCAAGGTGGCACTGCGCCGCCTGCGCAAATTCGCGCGCGAAGGCGCGGAAGACGAACTGGCCCTGGACGCCACCATCGCCGCCACGGCCAACAACGCGGGCTACCTCGACATCCGGATGCGGCCCGAACGCAAGAACCGCATCAAGGTACTGATGCTGTTTGATGTGGGCGGCAGCATGGACGACCATATCGAGCGCACCGAGGAACTGTTTTCGGCGGCGAAGACGGAATTCAAGAACATGGAGTTCTTTTACTTCCATAACTGCGTCTACGACAACCTGTGGAAGAACAACCGGCGCCGCAACGCCGAGCGCTTTCCCACCTGGGACGTGCTACGCAAGTATCCGCCCGATACCAAGCTGATTTTTGTCGGCGACGCCACCATGAGCCCCTATGAAATCCTGCAGCCGGGCGGTTCGGTCGAATACAACAACGAAGAAGCGGGATCGACGTGGCTGGCACGCTTTACCCAGGCGTTCCCGAAATTCATCTGGCTCAATCCCGAGTCGGAGGGATTGTGGCAGTACCGCCAGTCGATTGGCGTAATGCGGCAATTGATGAACAACCGCATGTTCCCCCTGTCGATCGACGGGCTGGAACGGGGCATGCGTCTGCTCAGTAAATAAAGGCACGCAACAAAAAGTCCATGGCGGCAAGGGGCCGCCATGCCGTACACTGCGACACGAAACTACCGTGCGGAGCATCTCCGCTGCGGGCGGGTACCATACGCTGATACCAGCCCTGCCCTAACCTGCTGCATCCTGTGCGCGGCCGCCATGGCTGCGACACTGTTCGATTGCGCACATCGTGCGCGCCTTCTGCTCCGGTAGAATCGGCGCATCGCTCTGCGCAAACTATGCACCATCGCTGCACCACGACCTTGCCGCACCAGCCCCGTGCTGCCGGCCGGTGCCAGCGCCATTTTCAAAGGAATGAGCATGCAAAGTCTGATCTCGATCGCCGCCGACCTGTCCTGGCCGTTCGCCATTACCCTGGCCTGGGTGGTGGGCGAATTCGGCCACCGCTGGACTGGCCTGCCACGCATCAGTTTTTATGGCGTGATCGGTTTCGTCCTCGCGCAGACGCAGGTAGGCGTACTGCCGCAGACGGACGCCGGCCCCATGCTGGTGCTGGCCGACGTGGCCTTCGGCCTGATCCTGTTCGAGGTGGGCTACCGCATCAACCTGCGCTGGCTGAAGAACAATCCGTGGATCGCCGTCACCGGCCTGGTCGAATCCTTGCTGACCTTTGCCGTTGTCTACTTCATCGGCATCGAATTCGGCAGCACCTCGATGACGGCGCTGCTGCTGGCCTCCCTGGCCATGTCCACCTCGCCGGCCACCATCATGCGCGTCATCAACGAGGAACGCAGCTCAGGCCAGGTCACGGAGCGCATCGTCCACCTGACGGCGCTCAACTGCGTGCTGGCCGTCTTCACGTTCAACATCATCGTCGGCTTCTGGATGTTCCAGAGCTCCACCGACCTGATCGAAGCGAGCAGCAGCAGCGCCGCCGTGCTGGCCGCCTCCGTGGCCGCTGGCACCGTCTTCGGCATCGTCGTGCCGGCCATGCTGCGCCGCCTGGGCAATATGGCGCAGGATGCCACCGTGGCGTTTGCCCTGTCAGTGATGCTGCTCGTCGCCCTCACCTACACCACCAGCCTGTCACCGCTTTTGGCCACCCTCACTTTTGGCCTGGTGGCGCGCCACCGCCGCGTCGCCTTCAGCCAGGCGCAGCGCAATTTCGGCGCATTGGGCGAACTGCTGACGGTGCTGCTGTTCGTCTATGCCGCCTCGACCCTGGAATGGGCCAGCGTGACGGCCGGCGCGGGCCTGGCCCTGGCCGTCGTCGGCGGGCGCCTGCTGACGAAAGTCGTCGGCGTGGCCGCGTTCTCGCATGTGAGCGGCATTTCCTGGCGCAAGGGCGTGCTGACGGGCGTGGCCCTGACGCCCGTCTCCGTTTTCATCATCCTGCTGCTGGAACACGCGCGCCAGCACGGCGTGAACTTCGGCGACGAATTGAACGCCCTGGCCGCTGTCACCCTGGGCCTGGAACTGGTCGGGCCCGTGCTGGTGCAGCGCGTGCTGATGCTGGCCAAAGAAACCCATGAAATCAAGGAGCGCTAAATGCCGCTGGAACCCTTTGGCCAATCGGCCGCGCTGACCTTCGGCGTCGAACTCGAACTGCAACTGGTGAACCTGTCGGACTATGATTTGACGGCTGCCAGCCCCGATCTGCTGCACCTGCTGAATAAAAAACCGTTCCCGGGCAACGTCACGCCGGAAATCACCGAGAGCATGATCGAGATTAACTCGAGCGTGCACA is from Janthinobacterium sp. 61 and encodes:
- the norR gene encoding nitric oxide reductase transcriptional regulator NorR, with the translated sequence MTTTAIHLLLLTDLVADLPVAVRLQRLVGSLRAHFGCEAVALLKLDGEHLRPVAMAGLASDALGRRFAVADHPRLAAILQRRGVLCFHHDSSLPDPYDGLIAERAGEPLPVHDCMGMALDLEGERWGVITLDALQVGTFDARAQRDLGELACAIEAAVRVTRLETEIRALRLSGGAMLADAQAPREEHDFVGQSSAIMQLLHELQVVAESDLPVLLLGETGVGKELCAHRLHRLSRRAGKPLIHVNCAALPESLAESELFGHVRGAFSGAVSDRPGRFEAAEGGTLFLDEVGELPLSIQAKLLRTLQNGEIQRLGADRPRRVNVRVIAATNRSLREHVRDGSFRADLYHRLSVYPVQIPPLRERGNDVLLLAGGFLELNRARLGLRSLRLSAAAENALCHYRWPGNVRELEHVISRAALKAVIRGADRKDIVTLETDMLDLDALETPAGTDTLPPVPGACGTPAAPLLSMHQIVEASQRQAIRQALLLHQDNWAAAARQLGLDASNLHKLARRVGLKNN
- a CDS encoding cytochrome c, which codes for MKTLLAALVCATVSFGASAAGNINTGKALAEKYSCATCHGKDYGSPIDPSYPKLAGQHKDYLEHALTAYKRGDKANGRNNAIMTGQVKPLSNQDIKDLAAYLHSLPTTLVIHR
- a CDS encoding cytochrome c, which codes for MKKIFALLVLAGIANAVTAADIVGNAKAAPAKVEMCIGCHGIPGYKATFPEVFQVPMIGGQPAKYIENALQAYKKGDRKHPSMKGIASSLSDQDIADVAAYYAQQAKPN
- a CDS encoding MoxR family ATPase, with protein sequence MQAQHTQQGQRFEGSDSYVATADLKLAVNAALTLQRPLLIKGEPGTGKTMLAEEVAAALNMPLMQWHIKSTTKAQQGLYEYDAVSRLRDSQLGDERVRDIQNYIVKGVLWQAFTAPEPVVLLIDEIDKADIEFPNDLLRELDRMEFYVYETREMVTARHRPLVIITSNNEKELPDAFLRRCFFHYIKFPDKDTMEQIVAVHYPHLKQELLAQALQTFYEVRDVPGLKKKPSTSEFLDWLKLLLAEDIPVEALRSKDNKAVVPPLHGALLKNEQDVHLFERLMFMSRTNR
- a CDS encoding GNAT family N-acetyltransferase, yielding MNDISPDKVFVPLELHGIRLEALAPHHAPGLRAAATDGELWNLRVTSVPEPDQVDQYIFKGIEMRPARFAFAVIDVASGEVLGTTSYHDVVPSIGRLEIGYTWYAKRCQRSHVNTTCKLLLLAHAFEALGCALVGFRTDNFNHASQTAIERLGAKKDGVLRHHALRRDGTVRDTVMYSITRGEWPEIAAHLRYKLAQRPVAALPCAGGEGTAAGTEEAPC
- a CDS encoding VWA domain-containing protein, which produces MLIDFFFTLKDAKIPVSIKEFLTLLEALQKNVIDASMDDFYYLARLTLVKDEAHFDKFDRAFAQYFKGVNAAFDTNAAIPLDWLLKRMQRELSEEQKAQLEKFGYDKLMDRLNELLKEQKERHEGGSKWIGTGGTSPFGNGGTNPEGIRIGGKGGNRTAVKVWEARSYKDYDGERELGTRNIKVALRRLRKFAREGAEDELALDATIAATANNAGYLDIRMRPERKNRIKVLMLFDVGGSMDDHIERTEELFSAAKTEFKNMEFFYFHNCVYDNLWKNNRRRNAERFPTWDVLRKYPPDTKLIFVGDATMSPYEILQPGGSVEYNNEEAGSTWLARFTQAFPKFIWLNPESEGLWQYRQSIGVMRQLMNNRMFPLSIDGLERGMRLLSK
- a CDS encoding cation:proton antiporter, which codes for MQSLISIAADLSWPFAITLAWVVGEFGHRWTGLPRISFYGVIGFVLAQTQVGVLPQTDAGPMLVLADVAFGLILFEVGYRINLRWLKNNPWIAVTGLVESLLTFAVVYFIGIEFGSTSMTALLLASLAMSTSPATIMRVINEERSSGQVTERIVHLTALNCVLAVFTFNIIVGFWMFQSSTDLIEASSSSAAVLAASVAAGTVFGIVVPAMLRRLGNMAQDATVAFALSVMLLVALTYTTSLSPLLATLTFGLVARHRRVAFSQAQRNFGALGELLTVLLFVYAASTLEWASVTAGAGLALAVVGGRLLTKVVGVAAFSHVSGISWRKGVLTGVALTPVSVFIILLLEHARQHGVNFGDELNALAAVTLGLELVGPVLVQRVLMLAKETHEIKER